From the genome of Nitrospirota bacterium, one region includes:
- a CDS encoding ORF6N domain-containing protein, whose translation MADIIPLETIERRILLIRGQKVMLSTHLAELYGVEPRVLVQAVKRNMKRFPDDFMFQLNDEEFKNLKSQIVISSWGGLRRANPYAFTEQGVAMLSSVLNSERAINVNIAIMRAFVKLREMLFTHKDLARKLNEMEKKYDAQFKIVFDAIRELMTSPEKHKRKIGFLRENERHG comes from the coding sequence ATGGCTGATATTATTCCATTAGAGACAATTGAAAGGCGAATTCTTCTAATTCGTGGACAAAAGGTGATGCTGAGCACTCATTTGGCTGAACTTTACGGCGTTGAGCCAAGGGTATTAGTCCAAGCTGTTAAGAGAAATATGAAAAGATTCCCTGACGATTTTATGTTTCAATTAAACGATGAAGAATTTAAAAACTTGAAATCACAAATTGTGATTTCAAGTTGGGGAGGTTTGCGGCGTGCGAATCCATATGCGTTTACAGAGCAAGGCGTGGCAATGCTCTCCAGCGTCCTTAACAGCGAAAGAGCAATCAATGTCAATATTGCTATTATGCGTGCTTTTGTCAAACTACGGGAAATGCTCTTTACCCATAAAGACCTTGCCCGCAAGTTGAACGAGATGGAAAAGAAATACGATGCACAATTTAAAATAGTCTTTGATGCCATTCGTGAACTGATGACTTCTCCTGAAAAGCACAAAAGGAAAATAGGTTTTTTAAGAGAAAATGAGAGGCATGGATAA
- a CDS encoding UPF0758 domain-containing protein encodes MKTWTHPGGKLRELGAESLTDAELLAILISTGTKGKTAEEVAQEILNKFGSFKGMANQPLEKFLEIKGLGDVKIIRIAAAFEIARRIVKEVLDGEKEKKG; translated from the coding sequence ATGAAAACATGGACTCATCCAGGGGGTAAACTCAGAGAGCTTGGGGCTGAATCTTTAACAGATGCTGAACTTTTAGCAATACTTATCTCCACAGGCACAAAAGGTAAGACTGCAGAAGAAGTTGCACAGGAGATTCTTAATAAATTTGGCTCCTTCAAAGGCATGGCAAATCAACCATTGGAGAAGTTTCTCGAAATCAAAGGACTTGGGGATGTAAAGATTATCCGTATCGCAGCAGCCTTTGAGATTGCGAGGAGAATTGTTAAAGAGGTCTTAGATGGTGAAAAAGAGAAAAAGGGTTAA